In Candidatus Methanomethylophilus alvi Mx1201, a genomic segment contains:
- a CDS encoding hydroxymethylglutaryl-CoA synthase — protein sequence MVGIVSYGAYVPRYRIKPEEIGRIWGTDGASMGKGLMINQKSVPSPDEDTVTISTEAARYMLDRVPDVDPADIGAVYIGSESHPYAVKPSSTIVAEAIGATPNMTAADLEFACKAGTAGIQAGLGLVKAGMVKYAVAIGADTSQGAPGDALEYSAAAGGAAYLLGTEKVIAEVNKTLSFTTDTPDFWREGMMYPVHGGRFSGEPAYFRHVTSAAKMMMEAMGTTPADYNYVVLHQPNGKFPTRAAKMLGFTPEQLECGLLTPNIGNTYSGAVPLGLAHVLDHAKAGDRILVTSYGSGAGSDAFDITVTDEIDSYRRDNAPVLDKILADPVYVDYATYAKYKNTIKMPEE from the coding sequence ATGGTTGGAATAGTAAGTTACGGGGCATACGTCCCCAGGTACAGGATAAAGCCGGAAGAGATCGGAAGGATATGGGGCACCGACGGCGCTTCCATGGGAAAAGGTCTGATGATCAACCAGAAGTCCGTACCCTCTCCCGACGAGGATACCGTTACGATCTCCACCGAGGCCGCCAGGTACATGCTCGACAGGGTCCCCGACGTGGACCCCGCCGACATCGGGGCCGTCTACATAGGGTCCGAGAGCCACCCGTACGCCGTCAAGCCCTCGTCGACCATCGTCGCCGAGGCCATAGGGGCCACCCCCAACATGACCGCCGCAGACCTCGAGTTCGCCTGCAAGGCAGGTACCGCCGGCATACAGGCCGGTCTCGGTCTCGTCAAGGCCGGGATGGTGAAGTATGCCGTCGCCATCGGGGCCGACACCTCTCAGGGCGCCCCCGGGGACGCCCTCGAGTACTCTGCCGCGGCGGGAGGTGCCGCCTACCTGCTCGGTACCGAGAAGGTCATCGCAGAGGTCAACAAGACCCTCAGTTTCACCACCGACACCCCCGACTTCTGGAGGGAGGGTATGATGTATCCCGTGCACGGCGGGAGGTTCAGCGGGGAGCCCGCCTACTTCAGGCATGTGACGTCCGCCGCCAAGATGATGATGGAGGCCATGGGCACCACCCCGGCCGACTACAACTACGTGGTACTCCACCAGCCCAACGGGAAGTTCCCCACCAGGGCCGCCAAGATGCTCGGCTTCACCCCCGAGCAGCTGGAGTGCGGACTCCTGACGCCCAACATCGGGAACACATACAGCGGTGCCGTCCCCCTCGGACTGGCACATGTCCTCGACCATGCCAAGGCGGGCGACAGGATCCTCGTGACCTCCTATGGTTCCGGGGCCGGGAGCGACGCCTTCGACATAACGGTCACCGACGAGATCGACAGCTACAGGAGGGACAACGCCCCCGTGCTGGACAAGATCCTCGCCGACCCCGTCTATGTGGACTATGCGACCTATGCGAAGTACAAGAACACGATCAAGATGCCGGAGGAGTGA
- a CDS encoding thiolase domain-containing protein, whose protein sequence is MRDVAIIGAGSTKFGELWGKSFRALGIEAGAKAMEDANLGGSEIDAVYVGNMSAARFINQQHIDALVSDYTGMATRNVPAIRTEAGGASGGVAFRQGVMAVASGMHDVVIVGGAEKMTDLDDDSINQILNATSDAEWEAGMGVTLPSLYAMIARRMIKEGIATREEIAACAVNSHFHGAFNKDAQFQKAIKLDNVLRSGYTADPLTVFDGAPISDGASAVILCPLEDAKKYTDSYVKVASTAQASDTLALFQRESFTSFKATQVAAQNAYRLAGIEAKDIDVAEVHDDFTVGGVMALNDLGLYENGGKAFLDGDTKFDAGKIAVNTSGGLKAKGYPIGAAGVSQIAELYLQLTNRAGERQVKDAKYGLAQSVGGTGSAVTVSILEAM, encoded by the coding sequence ATGAGGGATGTAGCTATAATCGGAGCAGGAAGCACCAAGTTCGGAGAACTCTGGGGGAAATCCTTCAGGGCCCTCGGCATAGAGGCCGGGGCCAAGGCCATGGAGGATGCCAACCTCGGAGGGAGCGAGATCGACGCAGTATATGTCGGCAACATGAGCGCCGCCCGCTTCATCAACCAGCAGCATATCGACGCGCTCGTCTCAGACTACACCGGTATGGCGACCCGCAACGTGCCGGCCATCAGGACCGAGGCCGGAGGGGCCTCCGGAGGAGTGGCCTTCAGACAGGGTGTCATGGCCGTCGCATCCGGTATGCACGACGTCGTCATCGTCGGAGGGGCGGAGAAGATGACCGACCTCGATGACGACTCCATCAACCAGATCCTCAACGCCACCTCCGATGCGGAGTGGGAGGCCGGGATGGGTGTCACCCTCCCCTCGCTGTACGCCATGATCGCCAGGAGGATGATCAAGGAAGGCATAGCCACCCGCGAGGAGATCGCGGCATGCGCCGTCAACAGCCACTTCCACGGGGCCTTCAACAAGGACGCCCAGTTCCAGAAGGCCATAAAGCTGGACAACGTGCTCCGCTCCGGATATACCGCGGACCCCCTGACCGTGTTCGACGGGGCCCCCATATCTGACGGTGCGAGCGCCGTAATCCTCTGTCCCCTCGAGGATGCCAAGAAGTACACCGACTCCTACGTCAAAGTCGCCTCCACCGCACAGGCGAGCGACACCCTGGCACTGTTCCAGAGGGAGTCCTTCACCTCCTTCAAGGCCACACAGGTGGCGGCCCAGAACGCATACAGGCTCGCCGGCATAGAGGCCAAGGACATAGACGTCGCAGAGGTCCACGACGACTTCACCGTCGGCGGAGTGATGGCCCTCAACGACCTGGGACTCTACGAGAACGGCGGAAAGGCCTTCCTCGACGGGGACACCAAGTTCGATGCGGGCAAGATCGCGGTCAACACCTCCGGAGGTCTGAAGGCCAAGGGATACCCGATCGGAGCCGCAGGGGTCTCCCAGATCGCGGAGCTCTATCTCCAGCTCACCAACAGGGCCGGGGAGAGGCAGGTCAAGGACGCCAAGTACGGTCTGGCACAGTCCGTCGGAGGTACAGGTTCTGCTGTAACCGTTTCTATCCTGGAGGCGATGTGA
- a CDS encoding Zn-ribbon domain-containing OB-fold protein, giving the protein MAMVSAKEWREIPGRYNLVGTKCENCGKIFFPSRAFCPYCRRASIGKVVPFKLKRSGEVYSFSVIHEYSGFNERMMPYAVAMIKNDDGVMLEGQLVDVDLSKIEIGMRVRAVLRKLDEDGEAGVIHYGYKFVPE; this is encoded by the coding sequence ATGGCAATGGTATCCGCTAAGGAATGGAGGGAGATCCCGGGAAGGTACAACCTCGTCGGGACCAAGTGCGAGAACTGCGGGAAGATCTTCTTCCCGAGCCGTGCGTTCTGCCCCTACTGCAGACGTGCCAGCATCGGAAAGGTCGTCCCGTTCAAGCTCAAGAGGTCGGGGGAGGTCTACTCCTTCTCCGTGATCCACGAGTACTCTGGCTTCAACGAGAGGATGATGCCCTACGCCGTCGCGATGATAAAGAACGACGACGGGGTCATGCTCGAGGGCCAGCTGGTGGACGTCGACCTGTCCAAGATCGAGATCGGTATGCGCGTTAGGGCCGTACTGAGGAAACTCGACGAGGACGGCGAGGCCGGCGTCATCCACTATGGTTACAAGTTCGTTCCCGAGTGA
- a CDS encoding NAD(P)-dependent oxidoreductase, producing the protein MKVFVYNYRRFDEEKYFQQYAEEFGFELGYTEESPTIDNCGLADGCDFISIITTPITPEMMDRFKEGGVRMISTRTIGYDHIDIAYAKRIGMTVTHITYDPEGVAEYTVMMMLMAIRKAKNILERGKDNDFTLDGLIGGELGDMSVGIIGTGRIGRSVLRDLSGFGCRLYYCNRSPSEEADRYAERVDMDELLGMCDVVSLHLELNKDTFHIMGPEAISKMKKGALIVNTARGPLIDTDALAAGLDSGQVGGAALDVIEDEFGLYYYDCSGRELDNKALKVLRGRPNVLITQHMAFYYENAIRDMVYNSLYGMKMLADGKEIPYRLA; encoded by the coding sequence ATGAAGGTTTTCGTCTACAACTATCGCAGATTCGACGAGGAGAAGTACTTCCAGCAGTATGCGGAGGAGTTCGGTTTCGAACTCGGATACACGGAGGAGAGTCCGACCATCGACAACTGCGGACTGGCGGACGGCTGCGATTTCATATCGATCATCACGACACCGATCACCCCGGAGATGATGGACCGCTTCAAGGAGGGAGGGGTCCGCATGATATCCACCCGCACCATCGGGTACGACCACATAGACATCGCATATGCGAAACGTATCGGGATGACCGTCACCCACATCACATACGACCCGGAAGGCGTCGCCGAATATACCGTCATGATGATGCTCATGGCCATACGCAAGGCGAAGAACATCCTGGAACGCGGGAAGGATAACGACTTCACCCTCGACGGTCTCATCGGAGGGGAGCTCGGGGACATGTCCGTAGGCATAATCGGGACCGGCAGGATAGGAAGGTCAGTCCTCCGCGACCTGTCGGGATTCGGATGCAGGCTCTACTACTGCAACAGGAGTCCCAGCGAAGAGGCCGACAGATATGCCGAACGCGTGGACATGGACGAGCTTCTGGGTATGTGCGACGTGGTGTCTCTGCACCTGGAACTCAACAAGGACACGTTCCACATCATGGGGCCCGAAGCCATATCCAAGATGAAGAAGGGAGCCCTGATAGTAAACACCGCCCGTGGACCGCTCATCGACACGGACGCCCTCGCGGCCGGACTGGATTCCGGACAGGTCGGAGGTGCGGCGCTGGATGTGATAGAGGACGAGTTCGGCCTATACTACTACGACTGCAGCGGCAGGGAATTGGACAACAAGGCCCTGAAGGTCCTGCGCGGAAGACCGAACGTGCTGATAACCCAGCACATGGCGTTCTATTACGAGAACGCCATCCGCGACATGGTCTACAACTCGCTTTACGGCATGAAGATGCTGGCGGACGGAAAGGAGATACCCTACCGCCTCGCATGA
- the cgi121 gene encoding KEOPS complex subunit Cgi121, which translates to MTDVQVVGLRGDFSFEDAVEHFTGMGGEVVLFDPSVVCGKDHIVSAVMHADRAFAEGRNRAKTLITEIVLYAACERQIGKALKKMRPKGDGTMVAAVLGIDGDLALSDLGADRDDSLCDASEEKARNLGAEMFEGIPPEDAVLEQVAMVDLMKQ; encoded by the coding sequence ATGACAGACGTACAGGTGGTAGGGCTCCGCGGGGACTTCTCCTTCGAGGATGCGGTGGAGCATTTCACCGGCATGGGCGGGGAGGTGGTCCTTTTCGACCCGTCCGTCGTCTGCGGGAAGGACCATATCGTCAGCGCAGTCATGCATGCGGACAGGGCTTTCGCCGAAGGCAGGAACAGGGCGAAGACCCTGATCACCGAGATAGTCCTATACGCCGCCTGCGAGAGGCAGATAGGCAAGGCCCTGAAGAAGATGAGACCGAAGGGGGACGGGACGATGGTCGCAGCCGTCCTAGGAATAGACGGGGATCTGGCACTTTCGGATCTGGGTGCGGATAGGGACGACTCCCTCTGCGATGCGTCGGAGGAGAAGGCCAGGAACCTGGGTGCGGAGATGTTCGAAGGGATCCCCCCGGAAGACGCGGTCCTGGAACAGGTCGCCATGGTGGACCTGATGAAGCAGTGA
- a CDS encoding homoserine kinase, producing the protein MSDEWIKIAAPATTSNIGAGFDTFGLAIHEPYDIIEGRKIPSGIVISDIQGPGAESITRDPAKNSVTIAAAEVLKRAGADFGLEVKITKGIRPCSGIGSSGASAAGGAYLAHVLTGEKLSINEVIMCAAAAEGYTSGSIHADNVAPCILGGFTIIRSYEPFEVLKIDPPKDLGLVVALPDVLVATADARKVLPHEVPVKDLVFHVGHASSLVYAMMTDDLPLIGRSVADMVFEPARAPLVPHLKEAEKAAMNHGAIVSFLGGSGPCVMSFYDKSTHKGEVIAESVRKVFNDNNMKCDIWVTDCGTGCRRL; encoded by the coding sequence ATGAGCGACGAGTGGATCAAGATCGCGGCCCCCGCCACGACCTCTAACATAGGGGCCGGTTTCGACACGTTTGGACTCGCAATTCACGAACCCTACGACATAATCGAGGGAAGGAAGATACCGTCAGGTATCGTCATCTCGGACATACAGGGCCCGGGAGCGGAGAGCATCACCCGCGACCCCGCCAAGAACTCCGTGACCATAGCCGCTGCGGAGGTCCTCAAGAGGGCCGGCGCCGACTTCGGTCTCGAGGTCAAGATCACCAAGGGCATCCGTCCTTGTTCCGGTATCGGGTCATCCGGCGCATCCGCGGCCGGAGGTGCGTACCTCGCACACGTCCTCACCGGGGAGAAGCTCTCCATAAACGAGGTCATCATGTGCGCTGCCGCCGCCGAGGGATACACCTCCGGCTCCATCCATGCCGACAACGTCGCACCCTGCATCCTCGGGGGATTCACCATCATCAGGTCCTACGAGCCCTTCGAGGTCCTCAAGATCGACCCTCCGAAGGATCTCGGACTCGTCGTAGCCCTTCCGGACGTTCTCGTGGCGACCGCCGATGCGAGGAAGGTCCTTCCCCACGAGGTCCCGGTGAAGGACCTCGTCTTCCATGTAGGGCATGCGTCCTCCCTGGTCTATGCGATGATGACCGACGATCTGCCCCTCATAGGGAGGTCGGTCGCGGACATGGTCTTCGAGCCCGCCCGTGCACCTCTCGTCCCCCATCTGAAAGAGGCCGAGAAGGCCGCCATGAACCACGGCGCCATAGTCTCCTTCCTGGGAGGATCCGGGCCGTGCGTCATGTCGTTCTACGACAAGAGCACCCACAAGGGAGAGGTCATCGCCGAGAGCGTGAGGAAAGTCTTTAACGATAACAATATGAAATGCGATATCTGGGTGACCGATTGCGGCACCGGATGCAGGAGGCTTTGA
- the thrC gene encoding threonine synthase: MANHKVVCWMCGAEVKDPYVNLCPKCGGLLTVKMDLSEVSEMNPEDLRKTQIGVWRYAPFMPVDPAHKVSIQEGGTPLYKTEALGAEVGVPNAYVKFEGLNPTGSFKDRGMTIGVSHAKELGAKIVGCASTGNTSAALSAYASKAGMKCAVFLPSGKVAMGKLAQALFFGAKVLSVDGNFDDALALARKMSEEKKLYLLNSINPYRPEGQKSVLFEIWDQLGFKMPDRVILPVGNAANIWAVYKACMELKEIGWIDKIPKLTGIQAAGASPVAKAFEEGAMDFVPEGNPETVATAIRIGNPVSGKKALKAIYDTKGYATTVTDEEIIKAQLLLGRKEGVCVEPASAASVAGLKKLREQGVIDKDETVACICTGNGLKDPDTILANVPKPIPCQNSVKDVERILSEN; the protein is encoded by the coding sequence ATGGCAAACCACAAGGTAGTATGTTGGATGTGCGGAGCAGAGGTAAAGGACCCTTACGTCAACCTCTGTCCCAAATGCGGCGGTCTCCTGACCGTCAAGATGGATCTTTCCGAGGTCTCCGAGATGAACCCCGAGGACCTCCGCAAGACGCAGATCGGTGTCTGGAGGTATGCCCCCTTCATGCCCGTCGACCCTGCGCACAAGGTGTCCATCCAGGAAGGAGGAACCCCCCTCTACAAGACCGAGGCCCTCGGTGCCGAGGTGGGCGTCCCCAACGCATACGTGAAATTCGAGGGACTCAACCCCACCGGGTCCTTCAAGGACAGAGGAATGACCATCGGAGTCTCCCACGCCAAGGAGCTCGGGGCCAAGATCGTCGGATGTGCATCCACCGGGAACACCTCCGCCGCCCTCTCCGCATACGCATCCAAGGCCGGCATGAAATGCGCGGTCTTCCTTCCTTCCGGAAAAGTGGCCATGGGAAAGCTCGCCCAGGCCCTGTTCTTCGGAGCGAAGGTTCTGTCGGTCGACGGGAACTTCGACGATGCGCTCGCACTCGCCAGGAAGATGTCCGAGGAGAAGAAGCTGTACCTGCTCAACTCCATCAACCCCTACCGCCCCGAAGGACAGAAGTCCGTCCTCTTCGAGATCTGGGACCAGCTCGGGTTCAAGATGCCCGACAGGGTCATCCTCCCCGTCGGCAACGCGGCCAACATCTGGGCCGTCTACAAGGCATGCATGGAGCTCAAGGAGATCGGATGGATCGACAAGATCCCGAAGCTCACCGGTATCCAGGCGGCAGGTGCCTCCCCCGTCGCGAAGGCGTTCGAGGAGGGTGCGATGGACTTCGTCCCCGAGGGCAACCCCGAGACCGTCGCCACCGCCATCAGGATCGGCAACCCCGTCAGCGGGAAGAAGGCCCTCAAGGCCATCTACGACACAAAGGGATACGCCACCACCGTCACCGACGAGGAGATCATCAAGGCGCAGCTCCTCCTCGGAAGGAAGGAGGGTGTCTGCGTGGAGCCCGCGTCCGCCGCATCCGTCGCCGGACTCAAGAAGCTCAGGGAACAGGGCGTCATCGACAAGGACGAGACCGTCGCCTGCATCTGCACCGGTAACGGACTCAAGGACCCGGACACGATCCTCGCCAACGTCCCCAAGCCCATCCCCTGCCAGAACTCCGTGAAGGATGTCGAGCGCATCCTCAGCGAGAACTGA